In the Castor canadensis chromosome 1, mCasCan1.hap1v2, whole genome shotgun sequence genome, CTTCTGTGGACCAAACAACCCCCAGGGCAGACTTGTTGGCagaggagaaatggagaaagtGGGAGTGGCCTGTCCAAGGTCACAGCCAGTAGGCAGCAGAGATGGAGCTTAAACCATTTGCTCCTCTGCCTCCCTTGCCACTGGCGTCCTGTTCTGTGCACCTTGTCCCTGACAAATGATGTCAAGAGCCCTAAGGATTATGAGAGGCAACTATGCAGATGGTATCAGAAGGGACTGTATGGCTTCCTCCTTCCCTGCCACACAGGCTACCAGAGAGCAGTGATTCCCACAAGCTTCCTGCTCCCACTGAATTTACCCCCTCTGGCCCTCTGGGATGAAATCAGCTTGAATGCCTGGGGCCCTGCACAGCAGGATGAGGGTGGCTGGGGTTCCCAGTCCAGTACTGTCATTTGGGCCCTATAACCTCAAACTCTCCAGGGCTGCTTAACCCAGAATAGTGTCTTTAGTCACCACCCTGCCACATGCATTGTCTACAGTTATCTGCCAGCATTCCAGGGCTTGATATAGGCTGCAAAAGAGACTTTGTCCCCCGAGGAGAACAACATGGGAAGCTCCGGATCCAATCTTCTGTTCTCCAACAAAATTTCACTGgaaaagttttattgaaaaaacATTGTACAAATAAGTTCTCATTTTGACAGCAACAAAGGCACAtgttccctcttccctccccttcattgaaaaactaaacaaggaaaagacaaaaaaattcatcCCCATGCTCTCTGAGGCAATGATTCTTGACTGGGGGTCTGCCCAGGAGCCCCTTCTATGACTGTCTCCCAATCCCTGTCACTGGGCTGGGACCAAAGGCCATTCTGGGGGTGCCTGGTCCCAGGGGCTGCAGCACCTAGTTTTGTAGTTGAAAGTTGGGGGTGGTTGGTAGAGTCAGGGAGGACCCAAAGAGGGGTGACTGTGGTAAGTGAAgaggcccaggctgacctcctccttcccccagcTCGATTATCTCACAGCTAAGACTTGGCTGTAAATAGAACACTGATTGGCTGGTTGAGGCAGGCTGGATCTAGGACTTTGATGGCCCAGGTCCCAAGGTGTGGAGTCTCTGGGCTCAGCATTATGGTATCTGGTGCCCATGTCCAAGTGGAGTGGATTCCAGCTGGGAAGATCCGCTCAGTCACATGGGAACCCCTAGCTGctttcccatccccaccccatgGAATCCAAGACTggcacctccccccaccccaatagCACCCATGTGTCTCAGGAGCCTTTGGCCACCTCCTGCTATCCTGTGCCCACCTTGGGGCTTATAATTCATCTCGCATCTTGTCACCCTTGGGCCGGACCAGGCGTCCGATGAACAGCAAGGAACCACTCTGGGTGTCTCGCACCAGGAAGATGAAGGGGTGGTCAGCATAGAACAGCTTGGGGCTACGCAGCTCCTCACGTCCGTAGATGTCCTGGTCAAAAGGGTTGCCATCTGTGTCCCACTCAAAGGCAGTGGCATGGAATACGCTGGCCAGGTACAGGTCCTTCTTGCCCGACATGCGGGACAAGTCTGCCTTGTTCTTGTCGATGGCCTCTGTCAGGCCAAGGCCAGCCAGATGTTTCTGTGGGATTAGGTGCCAGGTGAGACCATAGACCGCCAGGCTGCTATATCCTCACCCTCCACCCATATCACCCTGATGGCTCCTCCAAGAAGAGACAGCCTCTCCTGGGCcaccttctgtgtgccaggcagtgCTGGGTGCTTCAAACACTGCTTTCCTCATTCCCATGGCAACCCTCCTGGGGCTTCCAGCACcacttcatagatgaggaaactgaggctcaagcaCAAGGTGGACTAGATCCCTGGCACTGAGAAGCAAGCTCAAGCTGTACTTCTCCAAGAGTGCTCCAGCACACCTGGAGCTTATGCAGGTTCCAGGAAGACATAAGAGAAacaagagagaaaggaggaggccATTGAAGGAGCTGGGGAAGATGTGGGGGTATGCCCAGGTGGGAGACAGTGAGGCAACCTCTCTAGGAACTCTGTTCACAATAAAAAAAGGACACAAACTCTGCTAGTCTCTGGTTTGGAATCTAAGTCCCATCTCATCTCAAGCTTTCTCTCTCCCAGCACTCTCTGGGGCGAGTCTAAATTCTGAGGCAAGAAGCCTGCCAAGGAGCCACTTCTGGCATCCAAGGCAAGAATGAGatgaaagttttcttttgagCAAGTcaaattctctgtctctcttgatGGATAAAAAAGCCACCCCATGTTGTCACCTTGAAATGTAACTGCAGCTCCACCCCTAATAAGTGGGGGCAGGGGCGCTGCAGTAAGTCACTGCCTCTGAGTCTCTGTCCCCACACCACCCAAGGTGACCATAAGGAGGAACTAACTTATCCTGAATGTGTATGCTAAGTTTCTGGCCACCCTGAGTGGCATAGTGACATGGCAGATAATCCTCCAGTTTGAGTACTAAAACTGGGGACCTTATAGACTCCTAGAAGCAGTGCAGCCCTCCTGAGGGCTGAAGGGGATGTAAGATGTCCCAATTACCGGCTGAGTGATTTTGGACAggtgacttaacctctctgagcctgtttcctcatctgtcacttTATTGTCCTAACTAAGGAAGTTGTTTTGAAGATATGGCAAGTTTAACCCATGAAGTGTTTAGAAGGATGCCTGGCACTGAGCACATATCCACTTCTATTCAGCTGCTGTTATTTTCATCTGCCCAAGGGCAGAGACCACACCTGTTCCCAGCATCCCCTCAGAGCCCAGGGGCCACAGGACAGACCTGCTGATGAAGTGAGGAATGCCTAAACCACCACCTCCCCCTTCAGCCCTCACCTGCAGGTCGTGGGTCACCTCCACCACTCCCTTGGGCAGGGAGATGGCGACAGCCTTCTTCTGCATCTTTCCCATCCAGACCTTCAGCTGCTCTTTGGTCAGCAGCTTCTCGAGACGCTCAAGCGGCTCCACGTGGTGGGGCATGAGGATGATAAGGCTGGAGAGCTTGTGGGCCAGGGGCATCTCCAGGATCTGCAGCTTCTCCTTCTCGTCGTCATAGTAGTTGTAGAGGCCTGGGCAAAGAACGGAGGATGCTCGGTGCACTGTGCAGTGCGGGGCAGGCTGAACCACGAGCATCCTGGGACTCCCACCTCGACCCTCTACCCCACAAGGCACCTACCTGTCCGGTGCATCATGGTCACACCCACAGTGTAAGAACGAGTCACCATGAAGCCACGGTTGTCCACCATCTTGTGGTGAAACTTCTCATCCCAGTGTGCTGCAGTGGGGACAGACCACAGGGTCAGGGATCCATTTCCCCTACACACAATCACAGCACAACCACAGCCAAATGCACACTGGGCACATGTCCTTGCCACAGGCCTTTGCTCCACTTTTTGGAGCCAGGCTGCAGCCTGCAGCACCCCAAAGCCCCAAGCCCACGGAGTCTATGTTCCCTGCTGTGGGGTGAGGGTGTGCTGGCCGGGGACATGCCATGAGGATGCACCTGGCAACTGAGGGGGGGTCTGTGCCCTGGGCAGGGCATACCCTATAACTGCCATACTTAAGTCCTGTGTCTGCCAAGAAAGATGACCAAAAGCAAAGTATGTGTGACAAAGGGCTGGGCCTTGTGGTTAGTCACAACCAGACCTTTGTTCCAATCCAGGGTCAGCTACTAAATGGTTGTGAGGCCTTCTCACCTTTCCTTTGGTGGCCTCTTTGTAAACCAGGGGTTACAGTACCATCTAGCTGGGTACCTAATCATCCATTAACACAGGCCCTTGGCCTAAGTCCTGGCTTTGTTAcctcctccctgagcctcagtttcctgcccTCTGAAATGGGGTAATACTGCCTGCTCCTAGGCTGTTTTAAGGAATTGGGGCCTTTTCTCCATCCCATTACTGAGACAGAATTGATTCCAAGACACACAAGCCACAGTAGGAGTGCATCTCTGGAGGCCCCTTTGAGGGCCTGGACCCCTGCTGGGGACCATTAAACTCTCTGGATGTAGTTTGTAGAATGTAAAAGCGGCTTAGTAACAGTCCTGCCTCCGTGGGTTGTCCGGAGCACTAAATGAGAAGCAATTGATGAGTTTAGGAATAAGGAAGGCCTGTTGAGGGGCTTCTGATAGGAAGAGaaccgccccccaccccccatggaCTCACGCTTGAAGAACATGGCATTGACCAGCAGGGCACCGTCCGTGCGCTCCACGTCCTTGGTGACCTCGGGCAACTTGCCATCAGTGGTCTGCGAGGCCCACTCATTGATGGACTGCAGGGCGCTGCGCTTGTCGCGGAAGTTGATCTTGGAGTGCTCGCAGTTATAGTGCTGCTTGCTGCTGCGCACGAAGTCATCCGCGAAGCTCACGGAGCTGGGCCCATACAGGCGACTGCCCAGCTTCCACGTGACATTGCGCGCCGTGGAGTTGCTGAGCGAGCGCAGCAGCTCGCCCAGGCCAGCGTGCACCTCCTCATCACGCAGCTGCTCGGCGCTCAGCACTGCCTTCGCCTGCGATGCTGTGGCAGCCTTGCCACCCAGCGACACGAGTCCCAGCGACGAGGCCACCACCACAGGTGACACCAGGATGTTCTCCACGGCCTGGTCCTTGGCCATGGCCTCGTACAGGCTGAAGGCCAGACCAGTACTGCGTTCTGCCAACGTGGCCGCCTTCGGGCTTAGCTTCTCTGCGGTGCCAGGGGCAGCTGGCGATGTAGGTTTCTTCACCTCGGCGGCCAGGGTCATGGGCAGGAGGCAGAAGATGCCCAGGAACAGGAGGGAGTGCATGGCTGGGAGGGGGGCTGTATGCACCACAGGTGATCTGTGAGGGCTGCAGAGAGAGGGTGGCCCTGAAGCCATTGCCTTCCTCCCCAGCAACCATCCCCTGCCTTCTTTCTGCTACTAAGGCCCTGGAGGTGGGTACAAGACAGTCCAGAGTTCTGGAAGCCCAGACCTGACTCACCTGCTGCCCCGGTCTTTGGGAGGCCTTCATGACCTTCCTACCTAAAGCAAGATTTCCACCTGACACCCTATTGATTTCCTACACTGGACCCCAACACATTTATGTACCTCTTATAAATCAGTTTCTGCCCCTAACGTAGCAAGTCTACTTCCCCACTCTATCCCAGTGACAGGCCTCAGCTGTTCCTGCATGAGAGTAAAACAGGGCTACCTGGCCAGACCTGGGTCCTCAGGAACTATACAGAGCTCAGCTCTGACCTCACACAGCCTTTCAGGTCCTTGTCCAGTGAGAAAAGGCACAGCTGGGCTGAGGATAAGCAGGAAGCCCAGGACCAGGCAAAGGATGTCATGTGGGACAAAGGTGTGGCCtgctccacccccacccctttcATTTGCTTTGGGATGTTAATGAGTCACTGGTTGGTTCACTCATTAAATGGGGAGCCCAGATGCTCCACTCTGCTGCACCTGGAGTGaccttgcatgtgtgtgtgcaagtgtgtacaAGCATGTGCGTCCACGAAGCCTCAGTCTCCCTTTTTCAAGCTGGAAGGGTCTAGGTTTCCATGCCCAAGGTCTCTCTCTTGACAAGGACTTGTCCTGACCATCTGCCCATGGCTCTTGGTCCAGATGGGAAATCTCAAGACAAAAGCTCCTGGGAAACTCAAGAGTGGAGAGGGCTTCCTGAGAGAACACCCCGGACAGGATCCTGGGGAGAGGGTGAGTCACAGCTCAATGGAGTGGTGACCCCTCCCCTACCTCCTGGGGCTGGTCAGATGTGTTTACCCTCTAGGAAGCTGTAGTCACATCAGATTCCATTCTGCCCTCTCCATCTGACAGTCCTCAAGGAGAGGCCCTTAGGCACCCTCCTCA is a window encoding:
- the Serpinh1 gene encoding serpin H1 encodes the protein MHSLLFLGIFCLLPMTLAAEVKKPTSPAAPGTAEKLSPKAATLAERSTGLAFSLYEAMAKDQAVENILVSPVVVASSLGLVSLGGKAATASQAKAVLSAEQLRDEEVHAGLGELLRSLSNSTARNVTWKLGSRLYGPSSVSFADDFVRSSKQHYNCEHSKINFRDKRSALQSINEWASQTTDGKLPEVTKDVERTDGALLVNAMFFKPHWDEKFHHKMVDNRGFMVTRSYTVGVTMMHRTGLYNYYDDEKEKLQILEMPLAHKLSSLIILMPHHVEPLERLEKLLTKEQLKVWMGKMQKKAVAISLPKGVVEVTHDLQKHLAGLGLTEAIDKNKADLSRMSGKKDLYLASVFHATAFEWDTDGNPFDQDIYGREELRSPKLFYADHPFIFLVRDTQSGSLLFIGRLVRPKGDKMRDEL